Within the Pseudomonas chlororaphis subsp. aurantiaca genome, the region CCGGCGAACAATTGCCAGTAGTAGCCCAGCTTGCCCGCCGAGCGGACCTTGCTGGCATGCTCGGCGGCGAGGTTGGGGTCGCGGCGGAACGAGCCGCCGTAGATCAGGGGGGCGATGCGCATCACATGGGAGGGTTGGATGTAGCGCCGCGGGCTGGCCATCATCCACAGCACATTGGGTTTGCCTGGCACCATGAAGGCGCCAGCGGCGGTAGCGGCCAGCACCAGTTTCTTGCAGCGTTCGGGGTAGTCGTAGGCGAACTGCTGGGCTAGCGCCCCGCCCCAGGACACACCCACCACATTGACCTGCCCATAGTCGAGGTAATCGAGCATTCGTGCAGTCAACTTGGCCAGGCTGGGAAAACGGTAGGGTAGGCTCGGCGTCGAGGAGCCACCAACGCCCGGTACGTCGAAGGCGATGACTTCCAGGTCCGGGTCCAGAGCCTGGACGAATGGAAACACCAGCTCCAGGTTGGCGCCGATACCATTGAAGATCAGCAAGGGTGTCAAGTGAGGCTTGCCTGAGCGTACCGCGGTGCGGATGGTCTGGCCATCCAGGTCGACGGTGCGAAAGATGAACGGTTGAGGCATGCCTTGGCCCTGTTGGTGGAATCGTTGCCTGCAGGATCGAGTCGCTTGCGCAGCAGCATCAGCGCAAGCGGCTCGATCCTGCAGGCTTGCTATCGGTTAACGTTCATGGACATAAGTACCCGGCGCCGCCTCGGCCGCTGGATACGCCTTGTTGCCGAGAATGCTCGGCGTCTTTTTCAGTTTGCCCGAGCGCTCCGCCTGCCAGGCCTGCCAGTGCAGCCACCAGGAGTCAGTGTGCTTGGTCGAGTTTTCCTGCCAGTCGTCGGCGCTGGGCGGCATCTCTTCGCTGGTCATGTAGCGCGACTTGGGGTTGCCTGGCGGGTTGAGGATACTCTGGATATGCCCGCTGCTGGAAAGGACGAATTCGACCTTGCCGCCGAACAGTTGGGCCGACTTGTAGCAGGACTTCCACGGGGTGATGTGGTCGTTGGTGCCGGCCAGGGAGAAGATGTCGGCGGTGACCTGTTTCAGGTCGATCGGCGTACCGCACACTTCCAGTGCGTTGGGGCGGATCAGTGGATTGTTTTTGAACATTTCGATCAGGTCGCCGTGGAAGGCCGCGGGCAACCGGGTGGTGTCGTTGTTCCAGAACAGGATATCGAACACCGGTGGCTCGTTGCCCAGCAGGTAGTTGTTCACCCAGTAGTTCCAGATCAGGTCGTTGGGCCGCATCCAGGCGAAGACCTTGGCCATGTCGCGGCCTTCCAGCACGCCAGCCTGATAAGAGTGACGCTTGGCGGCTTCCAGGGTCTGCTCGTCGACGAACAGCGCCACCTGTGTATCGAGGGTGGTATCGAGCACGCTGACCAGCAGGGTCAAGGCATTGACCTTCTTCTCGCCCAGGGCCGCGTAGTGCCCCAGCAGCGCGGTGCAGGTGATGCCGCCGGAGCAGGCACCGAGCATGTTCACATCCTTGCTGCCGGTGATGGCGGTGACCACGTCGACCGCTTCTTTCAGCGCTTCGATGTAGGTCGACAGGCCCCACTCGCGCTGCGCCTTGGTCGGGTTGCGCCAACTGACGATAAAGGTCTGCAAGCCGTTGCGCAGACAGAAGCGCGCCAGGCTCTTGTCCGGGCTGAGATCGAAGACATAGAACTTGTTGATCTGTGGCGGGACCACCAGCAGCGGGCGCTCGTGCACCTGCTCGGTCACCGGGCGGTACTGGATCAGCTCCAGCACGTCGTTGCGAAACACCACCGCGCCTTCACTGGTGCCCAGGTTCTTGCCGATCTCGAAGGCGTCCATGTTGACCTGGCTCGGCATGCCGCCGTTGTGCACCAGGTCCTTGGCCAGATGGGAGAGGCCATCGAGCAGGCTTTTGCCGCCGGTCTCGAAGAAGCGTTTGACCGCCGCGGGGTTGGCGGCGGTGTTGGTCGGCGCCATGGCTTCGGTCATCAGGTTGATGACGAAGTGGCCGCGACTGATGTCCTGTTCGGAGAGGTTGCTGTGGCCGATCCAGTCGTGAAGCTCCTTGCGCCACGCCAGGTAGGTTTGCAGATAACGCTTGTACAGCGGGTTCTGGCTCCAGGCCGGATCGTTGAAGCGACGGTCATCGCTCTCCGGTTGCAGCGTCGATTTGCCGAACATCACGTTCTTCAGTTCGACGCCGAAATGGGCCACATGTTTGGCGCTGTGCAGCGGTTGTTTGATGGCCTGGGTCAGCACCATTCGAGCAGAGGTAAGCAG harbors:
- the phaZ gene encoding poly(3-hydroxyalkanoate) depolymerase; this translates as MPQPFIFRTVDLDGQTIRTAVRSGKPHLTPLLIFNGIGANLELVFPFVQALDPDLEVIAFDVPGVGGSSTPSLPYRFPSLAKLTARMLDYLDYGQVNVVGVSWGGALAQQFAYDYPERCKKLVLAATAAGAFMVPGKPNVLWMMASPRRYIQPSHVMRIAPLIYGGSFRRDPNLAAEHASKVRSAGKLGYYWQLFAGLGWTSIHWLHKIHQPTLILAGDDDPLIPLINMRMLAWRIPNAQLHIIDDGHLFLITRAEAVAPIIMKFLEEERQRAVMHPHPTPFSGT
- the phaC gene encoding class II poly(R)-hydroxyalkanoic acid synthase, whose translation is MSNKNNDDLKRQASENTLGLNPVIGLRRKDLLTSARMVLTQAIKQPLHSAKHVAHFGVELKNVMFGKSTLQPESDDRRFNDPAWSQNPLYKRYLQTYLAWRKELHDWIGHSNLSEQDISRGHFVINLMTEAMAPTNTAANPAAVKRFFETGGKSLLDGLSHLAKDLVHNGGMPSQVNMDAFEIGKNLGTSEGAVVFRNDVLELIQYRPVTEQVHERPLLVVPPQINKFYVFDLSPDKSLARFCLRNGLQTFIVSWRNPTKAQREWGLSTYIEALKEAVDVVTAITGSKDVNMLGACSGGITCTALLGHYAALGEKKVNALTLLVSVLDTTLDTQVALFVDEQTLEAAKRHSYQAGVLEGRDMAKVFAWMRPNDLIWNYWVNNYLLGNEPPVFDILFWNNDTTRLPAAFHGDLIEMFKNNPLIRPNALEVCGTPIDLKQVTADIFSLAGTNDHITPWKSCYKSAQLFGGKVEFVLSSSGHIQSILNPPGNPKSRYMTSEEMPPSADDWQENSTKHTDSWWLHWQAWQAERSGKLKKTPSILGNKAYPAAEAAPGTYVHER